A part of Camelus ferus isolate YT-003-E chromosome 6, BCGSAC_Cfer_1.0, whole genome shotgun sequence genomic DNA contains:
- the LOC102506037 gene encoding olfactory receptor 4F3/4F16/4F29 — protein MASNPNVLFFLLFQANLEPKVTDTMWGGNHSVVSEIVLVGLTSSLEMQLVLFLVFSVFYVTGILGNLLIVLTVISDSHLHFPMYFLLANLSFIDMWVSSVTAPKMISDLFKERKVISFQGCIVQMFFIHVTGGTEMVLLIAMALDRYVAICRPLCYLTIMSFRTCILLLVAAWTIGIIHSLIQHVFVVSLPFCGPNEVDSFYCDLPRFIRLACTDTYRLELMVTANSGFISLGTFFILIISYVFILVTVWQRFSGGLSKALSTLSAHITVVVLFFGPCIFVYSWPFSTVPVDKFLAIFDIIITPFLNPAIYTFRNKEMKVAVRRILSQVLSFRKLF, from the coding sequence ATGGCCAGTAATCCCAATGTcttatttttcctgttgtttcaGGCAAATTTGGAGCCCAAAGTGACTGACACCATGTGGGGAGGAAATCATTCGGTGGTGTCTGAGATTGTGTTGGTGGGACTCACCAGTTCTTTGGAGATGCAACTTGTCCTCTTCCTAGTTTTCTCTGTGTTCTATGTAACAGGTATTTTAGGAAACCTCCTCATTGTGCTCACAGTGATCTCTGACTCCCATTTACACTTCCCCATGTACTTCCTGCTAGCCAACCTCTCCTTTATTGACATGTGGGTTTCCTCCGTTACAGCTCCCAAGATGATTTCTGATCTTTTCAAGGAGAGAAAAGTAATCTCCTTCCAAGGCTGCATTGTTCAGATGTTCTTCATTCATGTTACTGGAGGCACTGAGATGGTTCTGCTCATCGCCATGGCCCTTGACCGTTATGTGGCTATATGTAGGCCTCTCTGCTACCTGACTATCATGAGCTTCAGAACTTGTATTTTACTCTTGGTTGCTGCCTGGACCATTGGAATCATCCACTCACTGATCCAACATGTATTTGTTGTAAGCCTACCGTTCTGTGGCCCCAATGAAGTGGACAGCTTTTATTGCGATCTTCCCCGATTTATCAGGCTTGCCTGCACAGATACTTACAGATTGGAGCTCATGGTCACTGCCAATAGTGGCTTCATCTCCCTGGGaactttcttcattttgattATCTCCTATGTCTTCATCTTGGTCACTGTTTGGCAACGTTTTTCAGGTGGCTTGTCCAAGGCCCTCTCTACGCTGTCAGCTCACATCACAGTGGTAGTCTTATTTTTTGGTCCGTGTATTTTTGTGTATTCATGGCCATTTTCTACAGTGCCAGTGGATAAATTCCTTGCTATTTTCGACATAATTATCACCCCATTTCTGAACCCTGCCATCTACACTTttaggaacaaagaaatgaaggtGGCAGTGAGGAGGATACTCAGTCAGGTGTTGAGTTTCAGGAAGCTGTTTTGA